Proteins encoded together in one Bos indicus isolate NIAB-ARS_2022 breed Sahiwal x Tharparkar chromosome 3, NIAB-ARS_B.indTharparkar_mat_pri_1.0, whole genome shotgun sequence window:
- the ARHGAP30 gene encoding rho GTPase-activating protein 30 isoform X4 — translation MRHLVHMASFSAQTNMHARNLAIVWAPNLLRSKDIEASGFNGTAAFMEVRVQSIVVEFILTHVDQLFGGAALSGSEVESGWRSLPGVRVSGSPEDLMPRSLPYNLPSILQAGDGPPQMRPYHTIIEIAEHKRKGSLKVRKWRSIFNLGRSGHETKRKLPRGAEDREDKSDKGTLRPAKSMDSLSAVAGVSDEPEGLVGSNSPRPGPLLTESLENDSVEAAECEQEPDPEALGGTSSEPGTPRPGRSAVRVGGSSHAERRAGVHISEPYDVNLPAHISNMLNISANNISISLAGFARGLERPALQPRPSPASGPGPGPGLGPGPPDEKLEASPASGPSADSGPVDMAPALEDCLSQEVQDSFSFLEDSSSSEPEWVGVEDGEVAKAGPAGAAFSPGEEDPGMGYLEELLGAGPQVEEFSVEPPLDDLSLDEAQFVLAPSCCSLDSPGPRPETEEESGEEVFLSAYDDLSPLLEPKLPSWEGPGSEEEKVAGSGRQEASGQAEGEQALCEGGENEVEPGSRWDTGEEAEGRPESGVEGREATEEGAEAEGSQKVTDSLKEGCEEETEETEATAEESKGQQEGERTEEAKGVGETGGEQAKDKGKEGKTERQEGAEEGDEAQVAAGKDSEHEAQENQIAEESWEVVHKQEGEGGREDEVKGQRGDEGQEAGEDQGDGEDSRIPEAAAEGGAGEISKERECGHGEAEGDQRAGGEHVEEASLPEGSRVECLEVDSAKEGNSQSSETEQAAPQPPRPEEMDPEGQPNPLGSAGGVGMRLASTLVQVQQVRSVPVVPPKPQFAKMPSAMCGKIHVAPANPCPKPGRLDGDRAWGSRASRSSWRNGGSLSFDAAVALARDRQRTEAQAVRRTQTCTGAGDYSLIPKTSPYSLIPAYAPRPLSCLEIPAEGTEGSGPRSRFSLPPREPQPPDPLLSPQRRSYGFETQANSGKGEGL, via the exons ATGAGGCACCTGGTGCACATGGCCTCATTCAGCGCCCAGACCAACATGCACGCGCGCAACCTGGCCATCGTGTGGGCCCCCAACCTGCTGAG GTCAAAGGACATAGAGGCCTCAGGCTTCAATGGGACAGCAGCCTTCATGGAGGTGCGTGTGCAGTCCATCGTCGTTGAGTTCATCCTCACACATGTGGACCAGCTTTTTGGGGGTGCTGCTCTCTCTG gTAGTGAAGTGGAAAGTGGATGGCGGTCACTTCCAGGGGTCCGGGTGTCAGGCAGCCCTGAGGACCTTATGCCGCGGTCCCTGCCCTACAATCTGCCTAGCATCCTGCAGGCTGGTGACGGACCCCCCCAGATGCGGCCCTACCACACCATCATAGAGATTGCAGAGCACAA GAGGAAGGGGTCTCTGAAGGTCAGGAAGTGGAGATCCATCTTCAACCTGGGTCGCTCTGGCCATGAGACCAAACGCAAACTTCCACGGGGGGCTGAGGACAGGG AGGACAAATCTGATAAGGGGACTCTGCGGCCAGCCAAGAGCATGGACTCGCTGAGTGCTGTGGCTGGGGTTAGTGATG AACCAGAGGGGCTGGTCGGATCCAACAGTCCTCGGCCAGGCCCACTGCTGACGGAAAGCCTGGAGAATGATTCCGTGGAAGCGGCAGAGTGTGAGCAGGAGCCTGACCCAGAGGCGCTGGGTGGCACGAGCTCTGAGCCTGGCACACCACGACCTGGGCGGTCAGCAGTCCGTGTTGGGGGCAGCAGCCATGCAGAGCGCCGTGCAGGTGTCCACATCTCAGAGCCCTACGATGTCAACCTCCCAGCACACATCAGCAATATGCTCAACATATCCGCAAACAACATCTCTATCTCCTTGGCGGGATTTGCCCGTGGTCTTGAACGCCCTGCCCTACAGCCCCGGCCAAGCCCTGCCTCTGGCCCCGGTCCTGGCCCCGGCCTTGGCCCTGGCCCCCCAG ATGAGAAGTTGGAGGCAAGTCCAGCCTCAGGTCCCTCGGCTGACTCGGGCCCAGTGGACATGGCCCCTGCCCTGGAGGACTGCCTGTCCCAGGAGGTGCAGGATTCCTTCTCCTTCCTAGAGGACTCAAGCAGCTCAGAACCtgagtgggtgggggtggaggatgggGAGGTGGCCAAGGCGGGACCAGCAGGAGCAGCCTTCTCCCCTGGGGAGGAAGACCCTGGGATGGGCTACCTGGAGGAGCTCCTGGGAGCTGGGCCTCAG GTGGAGGAGTTCTCTGTGGAGCCACCCCTAGATGACCTGTCCCTGGATGAGGCACAGTTTGTCCTGGCTCCCAGCTGCTGTTCCCTGGACTCTCCTGGCCCCAGGCCTGAAACAGAGGAGGAAAGTGGGGAGGAAGTCTTCCTGAGTGCCTATGATGACCTAAGTCCCCTTCTGGAGCCCAAACTCCCAAGTTGGGAGGGTCCAGGCAGTGAAGAGGAAAAGGTGGCAGGGTCCGGAAGACAGGAGGCTTCAGGACAGGCTGAGGGCGAGCAAGCCTTGTGTGAGGGTGGAGAGAACGAGGTGGAGCCTGGAAGCAGATGGGACACCGGCGAGGAGGCTGAGGGGAGGCCAGAGAGTGGTGTGGAGGGCAGAGAGGCCACTgaggaaggagcagaggctgAGGGGAGCCAGAAGGTGACTGACAGTTTGAAAGAAGGATgtgaggaagagacagaggagacagaggccaCGGCAGAGGAGTCCAAAGGTCAGCAGGAGGGTGAGAGAACTGAGGAAGCGAAGGGTGTGGGAGAAACTGGAGGAGAGCAGGCTAAAGacaaggggaaggaaggaaagacgGAGAGACAGGAAGGTGCTGAGGAAGGAGACGAAGCCCAGGTAGCAGCTGGAAAGGACTCAGAGCATGAGGCCCAGGAAAACCAAATTGCTGAAGAGAGCTGGGAGGTTGTACACAAACAAGAGGGTGAAGGAGGCAGAGAAGATGAGGTCAAAGGACAAAGGGGAGATGAGGGTCAAGAGGCAGGAGAAGACCAAGGAGATGGCGAAGATAGCAGGATCCCAGAAGCAGCAGCTGAAGGAGGAGCAGGGGAGATCAGCAAGGAACGGGAGTGTGGACATGGAGAAGCTGAGGGAGACCAGAGAGCTGGAGGTGAACATGTAGAAGAGGCTTCCCTTCCTGAAGGGTCACGGGTAGAGTGCCTGGAGGTTGACAGTGCCAAAGAGGGAAACTCCCAGTCCTCTGAGACAGAACAGGCAGCCCCACAGCCACCTCGGCCGGAGGAGATGGATCCTGAGGGGCAGCCCAATCCCCTTGGCTCAGCTGGCGGTGTGGGCATGCGCCTGGCTTCCACCCTCGTTCAGGTCCAACAGGTCCGCTCTGTGCCTGTGGTGCCCCCCAAACCACAGTTTGCCAAGATGCCCAGTGCAATGTGTGGCAAGATCCATGTGGCACCAGCAAACCCATGCCCAAAGCCTGGCCGGCTCGATGGGGACAGGGCCTGGGGCTCCCGAGCCTCCCGCTCCTCTTGGAGGAATGGGGGTAGTCTTTCCTTTGATGCTGCTGTGGCCCTGGCCCGGGACCGCCAGAGGACTGAAGCTCAGGCAGTTCGGCGGACCCAGACTTGTACTGGTGCTGGGGACTACAGCCTCATCCCCAAAACCTCCCCCTACAGCTTGATCCCTGCCTACGCTCCCCGGCCCCTTAGCTGCCTGGAGATCCCAGCTGAGGGCACAGAAGGGTCTGGACCCCGGAGTCGGTTTAGCCTGCCCCCCAGAGAACCCCAACCTCCTGATCCCCTTCTGTCCCCCCAGCGCCGATCATACGGATTCGAAACACAGGCTAACTCTGGGAAAGGTGAGGGACTGTAA